The sequence CTGGCCCCACATGTTGCCGGTGAGCGGCACGGGGATGAGGCCGTGCGCGGGCACCTTGTCGCCGTACTTCTTGTGGAGCTGCTTGCGCACGTAGCAGTGCAGCGCCTCGTAGAGCGGCTTCACCTGGGCCCAGAGCCGCTCCTCGTCGGCGGCGAAGGCGTCGGGCGGCATGTCGTACTGCGAGCGCCAGAGCGCGCCCACGTCGGGGAAGCCGATCTCGCGCGCGCCCTCGTTGGCGAGCTCCACGTAGCGCACGTACTCCTGGCGCATGGGCGCGGCCTGGTCGTGCCAGCCCACCCACGCGTCGACGAGCTCGTCGTAGTTGCGGCTCTCGGCGAGCGTCTTCTCCAGGTCGTCGAGGGAGAGGCACTTGCCGTTGGGCTTGCAGTACTTGGCCTTGCCATAGCCCGAGTCCATCGCGGTCTTGATCTGCGCGAGCTCGGCGCGCTTGGCGGGATCCGCCGGCGCGGGGATGAGCTGCTGCACCTTGAAGATGTCGTGCATGCGCTGCAGATCCGGCGGCAGCTTGAGGCCGTCGAACCTGGCGCTCTCGGGGATCATGCGCGTGAAGTACTCGGCGGTGTCCTCCTCGCCCTTCGCGCTCAGGAACTCGGTGTCGTCGGTGATGAAGTTCTCGTTCACCCACGCGGCGCGATCGCGCGCCACCCAGAGGCGGCGCAGATCCTTGTCCACGTCGTCGAAGAACTTCTTGGCGTCGGCGGCGGTGGGCTTCTTGCCGGGAGCCGGCTTGGGCGGCGGCCTGGCGGCCGAGAGCGTGAGCAGGACCGCGGTGAGGAGCACGTGCATTCGGGCCTCGCGAGAGGCCCACGGTCTACCGCGCGCGCCGGTGCGCGAGAAGCGCGATCAGCGCTGGCAGGACGGCACGTCGGTGAACGAGCCGCTGATCGGGGCGGTGCCACCATCATTGAGCGCGACGTTCGCCGCGAAGCTGCCCGACATGAGCCCGCCATCGAGCGAGGTGATGCTCAAGCCGCCGTCGAAGCAGGTCCCGACCACGCCATAGATGCCCGCGTCGTCGTCCCAGTCCAGCACCGTGAGCGAGGCGCCGAGACCCGCGCCGGGAGGGCCGCCGAGCGCGTAGTCGCCGGGGCCGATTTCCGCGTCGCTCGTGACGCCGATGAAGACGGAGGTCCCGGTGGCCTCCAATCCGCCGCAGAGGCCGTTCTGCGAGAGCGCGAGGCTCAGCTCATTCTCGCCGTCGAAGCTGAGCTGGTAGCTGCTGGCCGCGTCGCTGGAGGCGAAGAGCCCGTCGATGGTCGCGCTACCGCCGCCGGCGGTGCCGCCCGTGGTGCCGCTGCCGACGGCGCCGAATGGAGGCCCGGGCGGAAATCCACACGCGTCCCAGACCTGCCCGCAGACGTTCCCGGCGTTCTGCACCTCGGCGGTCTGCACGCCGCCGGAGAAGCACTGGCAGTTTCCCTGGACGCACTTCACTTCGTTGAGGACCGTGCCGTCGCAGGCCGCGCTCTCGAGCTGACACTGAAGGAACATGGCCGGGCCGCCCGTCGTGCCCACGGCGCCGGCGCACGCATCGCCGGAGCTCCCGGTGGTCGTCCCGCCTCCCGTGGTGCCGCTTCCGGATCCCGTGGTTCCGCCCGACGTGCTGCTGCTCGGGCCGCCGCTCATCACCAGGAAGTGCCCGAGCTGCACCACGCTCGGCGCCGAGAGCTGCGCCTCCACGGCGTCGGCGGGATCGATCGTCGACGCGAGCGGCGTCGAGGCGACGAGGCCCTCGGCCGCCGCGAAGATGGCCGTGCCGTCACTGGCCGTGACCGTGCCCGCGGGCGCCTCGAGCGTGAGGTGCACGGCGCCCGCCAGCTGCAGCGACGACGGCCCGATCTCGTAGGCCTGTCCGATCGCCTGTGCGGTGCTCGGCACCAGGCTGGCGGTCACCGGCGTGAGGGTGATGGTCTGGGTGCTGGCGAGCGCGCCCGCAGGGACCTCGACGGTGAGCATCCCATCCGAGGAGCGGACGCTGCCGCCCGACGGCCCGACCGATTGGCTCACGGGCGCCTGCTGGTTGGTCGCGGAGAAACAGCCCGCCATCACCAGGCTCATCAACCCGAACAGGAAAGGCTTCATGGAGCACCTCGAGGGTCAGCAACGCCCGTGCGCCTCCACTCTAGCGAGATTCGAGGTTTCCTGGTTTGTGACTTTCCCGTGCACCGAGGCCGGCGAGCTCAGTTGCAGTGGCCGGCCGGGCTCGCGAGCAGGCACTCGTTGAAGTGCGACTCCTCGCCGGCCTGGGCGAGCTCCACGTTCGTGGGCCCGTCGCTGTAGCAGGCGCCGCCGCTGGCCTCGGGCAACGGGCGCGCCGAAGCGACCATCAGCACCACCGCAGCGGCCGCGCTCAGGCCGGCGGCGATCCAGGTGGGCATCCGCGTGGGGCGCGGCTGAGGCACGGGCGCCCGCGACGCGAGCAGCACTTGATGGAACGCGGGCAGCTCCAGCGGCTCCACGCGCGCGCGAGCCACCAGGGCGGCGCGCTCGGAGCGCAGGAGCTCGGCCTCGCGCGCGCAGCGGGCACACTGGCCGAGGTGCGCGGCGACGTGCTCGGCGCCATCGGGATCGAGCTCGTCGAGCAGGTAGGCCTCGACGCGCTCCGGAGCACAGGCGCTCATGGCTGGCCCTCCTCGTAGCGCGCCAGCGCGGCGCGCAGGACCTCGCGCGCGCGGTGGATCTCCACCTTCACCTTGGCCAGCGACCAGCCCATCGTCGCGGCGATGTCGTCGTAGGCGAGGTGGTGATCGATGCGCAGCAGGAGGACGGTGCGCTTGTCCTCGGAGAGCGCGCCCAGCGCGGCGGCGACGACCTTGGCGACCTCGTGGCCCAGGAGCGCCGACTCGGGCGTCTCGCCGTCGACGCGCGCGTCATCGGCCACCGGCTCGCGCGACTCGCGGCGCCGCGACTTGCGGTGCTCGAGGTACACGTGCCGGGCGATGCCGAAGAGCCAGGGCGCGAGCCGCGCGTCGTCGCGGAGGGTGTCGAGCTTGCGGAAGGCGCGGACGAACGTCTCTTGCGTCGCGTCGGCGGCCGCGGCGGGCTCGCCCAGCAAGTCGCGCAGGAAGCGGCCCACGCCGGGAGAGAAGCGGGCGTAGAGCGTCTGCAGCGCCGCGCGATCCTGCGCACGGGCGCGCGCGAGGAGCTCGGCGTCGGCGTCGGGCTCGACGCGGCCGAGGAGCTCGGCGGGATCCAGGGCGAGCGCGCTGGGGTGGACGGGCATGCGACCTGAGTGTGGGCGCAGGCGGGCCGGAGTTACAACCCTCTTGGCCCGACGTGGAAGCAGTAGCCCTAACCAGCCGAGATTGCGGCTCAGCGTCACCAGATGCTCAGGCTTGCCGCTCCCGTAGCGTGACGCTCGAGCTGGACGTACGTGGCGATGAACTCGGGCTTGAATCCGAGAATCGCTTCCGTACTCAGTGACTCCTGCGGCATCGGCTTGAGCCGGCGCACGGCGCTCCGTTCGCGCTCCCAGCCGTACCAGCCTCTGCCCAGGACAGCCTCGACG comes from Deltaproteobacteria bacterium and encodes:
- a CDS encoding zf-HC2 domain-containing protein; translation: MSACAPERVEAYLLDELDPDGAEHVAAHLGQCARCAREAELLRSERAALVARARVEPLELPAFHQVLLASRAPVPQPRPTRMPTWIAAGLSAAAAVVLMVASARPLPEASGGACYSDGPTNVELAQAGEESHFNECLLASPAGHCN
- a CDS encoding sigma-70 family RNA polymerase sigma factor — encoded protein: MPVHPSALALDPAELLGRVEPDADAELLARARAQDRAALQTLYARFSPGVGRFLRDLLGEPAAAADATQETFVRAFRKLDTLRDDARLAPWLFGIARHVYLEHRKSRRRESREPVADDARVDGETPESALLGHEVAKVVAAALGALSEDKRTVLLLRIDHHLAYDDIAATMGWSLAKVKVEIHRAREVLRAALARYEEGQP